The genomic region CGCCGGCGACAGTGCCCAGGCGCTGATGGATTTGGGCGCCACGATCTGCACGCCGAAGAAGCCGGCCTGCGCATTGTGTCCGCTGAACGACGACTGCGCGGCGCGCACGCGCGGCGACCAGGAAACGTTCCCGCGCAAGGCGCCGAAGAAGAGCGGCACGTTGCGCCGCGGCGCGGCCTTCGTGGTGACACGCGGCGACGAGCTCCTGGTGCGCTCGCGCCCGGAAAAAGGCCTGCTCGGCGGCATGACCGAGGTGCCGGGATCGCAATGGCTTGCCGGGCAGGAGGACGCGGCGGCACTGGCACAGGCGCCGGAACTGAAGGGCGTCACGCGCTGGCACCGCAAGGTCGGCGTCGTTACCCACGTGTTCACGCACTTTCCGCTCGAGCTCGTCGTCTACACCGCCGGCGTTCCGCCGCGGAGCCGCGCGCCGGACGGCATGCGCTGGGTGCCGGTGGCGACGCTGGACGGCGAGGCGTTCCCGAACGTGATGCGCAAGGTCGTCGCGCATGGGCTCGATCTCTGACGATGCGATGAATCACGTCATCGGCTCATTTTCTTGAGCATGATCTTTTCGGAGAACCGGTTTCCACTTTTTTCGGATCATGCTGACACCATGCTGGCAGCAGCGCTCGGCTATCACCTCCGGCACAACGGAGGCCCGCCATGATCGCAACCGCGCTCGACCACATCCCGATGCCGCCCGTCGCAAAATTGCTCGGCTGGCGCCTCGTTGACGCACGTCCGCAGGAGGGCTGGATCAAGATGGCCTTCGACGGCAAGCAGGAGTTCTGCAATCCGGCCGGCTTCGTCCAGGGCGGCATGCTCTCGGCAATGCTCGACGACACGATGGGGCCGGCGGTGTTCGTGATGACCGAGGGCCGGCTCTTCACCACGACCATCACGATGACCGTGAATTTTCTCGCGCCGGCAAAACCCGGGCCGATCACCGGCGAGGCGACGGTGAAGCAACTCGGCAAGACCATCGCCTTTGTCGAGGGAAGGCTGACTTCAGCCGACGGCACGCTGCTCGCGACCGCGAGCAGCAGCATCCGCCTGGTGGAAGCTGCGCGAGCGCTGCGGTAGCGCCGCTTGCGCGCCAGCCCGATCCGTCATCCTGAGGAGCGCGCATCTCGCGCGCGTCTCGAAGGGTCGACGGCCACCGGCCGGGCCGTGCACCCTTCGAGACGCCGCTTCGCGGCTCCTCAGGGTGACGGTGATACATCGTGCGCCGCGCTACAACTTAGCCCGACCGCTGCACGATCGGCGGCTTGGCGTTCAGTCCCTCGACCTGGAAACCGGCGACGCGCTTGTAGTTGGCGGCGATGTCTTCCAGCTCCTGCTGCGACAGCACGTCGGTGACGACCTTGAAGCCATCAGGCGCGCGCTCCTCGACCAGCTGCATCACCTGCTCAGGGCCGTTGCGGCGATTCAGCATCACGAGGTCCGTGGTCGCGGGCCGCCGTTCGGCCTCATAGGCCGCGAGCGCCGCCTGCGTCGGGCCATGCGCCAGAATCTCGCGCGTCAGCACGCGCGCATCCAAAATCGCCTGCGAGGCGCCGTTGGAGCCGATCGGATACATCGGATGCGCGGCGTCGCCCATCAGCGTGACGCGGCCGAACGTCCATCGCGGGATCGGATCGCGATCGACCAGCGGATATTCGTAGGCATGCGGGCAGTTCCGGATCAGGCCGGGGACATCGAGCCAGTCGAAATTCCAGCTCTCGAACCACGGCAGGAATTCGTCGAGCTTGGCGGTCCGGTTGTAGTCCTCGCGGCGCAATTGATAGGTCGGCGGCATGTGGCGCTCGGCGACCCAGTTGATGTCGAACTTGCCGTCGGCGCCGGCCTCCTTCGAGATCGGGTAGCAGACGAATTTCAGGATCTCGTGGCCGGCCATGATCATGGTGCGGCCGGTCAGGAAGGCATCGCCGCGGGTGATGCCGCGCCACAGGATGCGGCCGTTCCAGATTGGCGGCCCCTCCTGCGGATAGAGCTTCTCGCGCACCGCCGAATGGATGCCGTCGGCGGCGATCAGCACCGCGCCGTCATAGCTGCCGGCGGGCTTGCCGGTGGCGCGGTCGATGAAATCGGCGCGGACGGCGTCCGCGGTCTCGGTCCAGCCGGTGAGGTGATGGCTGGTGAGGATGTTCGCAGTTCCCAGCCGTTCGGTCGCGGCATCGAGCAGCAGCTGTTGCAGCCGGCCGCGATGGATCGAGAATTGCGGCCATTTGTAGCCGGCCTCGAGCCCGCGCGGCTCGCTCCAGATCGGCTTGCCGTGCTTGGAGAAATAGGCGAGCTCGCGGGTGCGCACCGCTGAAGCGTCGAGCACATCGTGCAGGCCGAGCTCGATCAGTTCGCGTACCGCATGCGGCAGCACGTTGATGCCGACGCCGAGAGGCCGCAGCTCGGGCACGCTCTCGAAGACGCGGGCCGGCACGCCGATCTGGTGCAGGCTGAGCGCCAGCGTCAGCCCGCCAATTCCGCCACCTGCAATGAGCACAGTCATGAAAAATCCCCTCAATTGGCATGGTCATCGCACGACGGCACCGCCGTGGGCAAGGTCCGCGGCGGGCGAGGGGTGGACGGCCGATGGCACTGCCGTTAACCTCCGCGCCGTCTAAACAAGAACCAGAGCCGGGTTCGCAACGAACCGACAAGGCTCGGAGAGGACAGCAACATGCTCAAGCTCTATTTTGCCCCCGGCACCTGCGCGCTCGCGTCCCACATCGCGCTGGCCGAGGCCGGCGCGCCCTACACGACCGAGAAGATCGATTTCAAGACCAACCAGCAGAACAGCCCGGAATACCTGAAGATCAATCCGAAGGGCCGCGTGCCGACGCTGGTGACCGATCGCGGCGTGCTGACCGAGACGCCGGCTATGCTGGCCTACATCGCGCAGACCTTTCCGCAGGCGAAGCTCGCGCCCGACGACGCCTTCGAATTCGCCAGGCTGCAGGCCTTCAACTCCTATCTGTGCTCGACGGTGCATATCTGCCACGCCCACAAGATGCGCGGCGCGCGCTGGGCGACGCAGGAGACTTCGTTCGCCGACATGAAGGCGATGGTGCCGAAGACCATGGGCGCCTGCTTCAACCTGATCGAGCGCGACATGCTGAAGGGCCCGTGGGTGATGGGCGAGAACTACACCGTCGGCGATGCCTATCTCTACACGCTGACCCTGTGGCTCGACGGCGACGGGGTCGACATCGCAACGCTGCCCAAGGTGAAGGCGCATCGCGCGGCGATGGAGAGCCGCCCAGCGGTGCAGAAGGTGCTGGCCGAGCAGAAGGCGTAACGCCGGCAACAACTCGGCGTCGTCCCGGCGAAAGCCGGGACCCAAAACCCCAAATCTCAATTGTGGCACGACGCTGGGGCTACAGCCCTTCGCTCCCAATTTTCAACTGTGGTTATCGGGTGCCGGCCTTCGCCGGGACGACGGGGAATGACGGGGGATAGAGTGTCGCGTTACGCCTTTCTTCCCTCCAGCTCGCGTCCCGTCTCCAGCATCAGCTTGCGCAGCCACAGCGAGCCCGGATCCATCTGGGCGCGCGTCGGATAGAACATGTGCTGCTCGTCGATCCCTGGATCGAGCGGCGGCGTCACCGTCATCAGCGACAATTGCTTCGACAGTGCCGAGATCAGCCGGCGCGGCACGAAGGCGACGAGGTCGGTGCGCGCGGTGACGTGCAGCGCCTCGATATAGCCCGGCACCACCAGCGCGATCCGCCGCTCGATGCCCTTGGCGCGCAGCCAGGTGTCGATCAGGTCCTCGTTCTGGCCGCGGATGATCACGGCGACATGGCGCGCGGCGAGGAACGCTTCGCGCTTCTTCAGCTTCGTGCCGACGCCGTGGCCGCGCCGCACCGCGAGCGCATCGCTGTCGGTGTAGAGCCGCTGGCGGTGAAAGCCCTTGAAGGAGTCGCCGATCGAGATCACGAGATCGATGGTGCGGGCGAATTCGGGCGTGAAGATCGCAGGTCCCCGCCACGGCACCACGTCGATGGTGACGTTCGGCGCGATCAGCGTCACCTTCTCCATCAGTGGCGGCATCAGGAGCTCGACCGCGAGGTCGGGCATCATCAGGCGAAAGTGCCGGTCGCTGCGCGCGGCGTCGAAATCGTCGGAGACGAACAGCGCGCGCACCTGGTCGAGCGCATTGGCCAGCGGCGAGCGCAGCGCCTGCGCCCGCGGCGTCAGCTCCATCCGCGCGCCGTTGCGCACCAAAAGCGGATCGCCGATCAGGTCGCGCAGCCGCTGCAGCGCGTGGCTGGTCGCCGGCTGCGACAGATTGAGCCGCATCGCGGCGCGGCTGACATTGGCTTCGCGCAGCAGGGCGTCGAGCGCGACCAGCAGATTGAGGTCAACCGAATTCAAATTCATCGGGTGAATATATATCATATCACCTATCGATTGGAAGAATGCGCAGCCAGGCCGCAGGGATTGGGCCAAGGCGTTTTCACGCGAGCCGAAGGCCGCATCGCGCGAGGAGACGCCTGAAATCAGGGTCCATCAATCGCAAGGAGACGCGCCATGAGCGCAGCCGACAACAAGAAACTGGTGCAGGAGATGTTCGTGATCGCGGGCAGTCCCGATCCTGCGGTGCGCGAGAATTCGCTGTTCATGGCAACGCTTGCCGACGACGCGATCTGGACCGTGACCGGGCAATATTCCTGGTCGCGCACCTTCACCGGCAAACAATCGATCATCAACGATCTGCACGGCCATGTCCGCTCGAAGCTGGCCGAGCGCGGCCGAACCGTCGCCCATCGCATCCTCGCCGACGGCGACATCGTCGTGGTCGAAGCCAAGGGCAACAACCTCACCAAGCAAGGCCAGCGCTACGACAACGACTATTGCCTGGTGTTCCGCTTCGACGGCGGCCGGATCAAGGAGGTGCGGGAATATTGCGACTCGGTCCTGACCGAGAAGGCGCTCGGCGCGTTTCCAGTGTAGCGGCGGGCCGCTAACGGGCGGCACAAACGAAGACGGCGCCCGTCCGGGCGCCGTCGTCCTGCCGTCGTGTGGATCGGCTTACGCCACCTTGGACTTGAGGTGGCCGAACATGATGTCGCGGGCTGCGTCGTCCATCTCGGCCTTGAAGGTGTGCTTGTCCTTCAGCGCGATCGCGCGCGCCGCCGCCGGCCGCGCCGAGATCTCGTCGACCAGCCGCTTGACGTTCGGATATTTGGCGTAGCCTTCCTCACCGAGGATGAACGGCGCCATCCGCGCCCAGCCCCAGAACGCCATGTCGACGATCGTGTAGCTGTCGCCGACCATGTAGCGCTGTTTCGCCAGGTGATCATCGAGGATCTTGTAATGGCGGTGCGCCTCGTACTGGTAGCGGTTGTTGGCGTAGTCGAGATCCTTCGGCGCGAAGTGCTTGAAGTGCACGGCCTGGCCGGAATAGGGGCCGAGGCCGGTCGCGATGAACATCAGCCAGGACAGCGTCGCGGCGCGGTTGGCCGGCGTATTGGCAGGCAGGAACTTGCCGTGCTCCTCGGCGAGGTAGAGCAGGATCGCGTTCGAGTCGAACACCAGCACGCCGT from Bradyrhizobium elkanii USDA 76 harbors:
- a CDS encoding PaaI family thioesterase, encoding MIATALDHIPMPPVAKLLGWRLVDARPQEGWIKMAFDGKQEFCNPAGFVQGGMLSAMLDDTMGPAVFVMTEGRLFTTTITMTVNFLAPAKPGPITGEATVKQLGKTIAFVEGRLTSADGTLLATASSSIRLVEAARALR
- a CDS encoding flavin-dependent oxidoreductase produces the protein MTVLIAGGGIGGLTLALSLHQIGVPARVFESVPELRPLGVGINVLPHAVRELIELGLHDVLDASAVRTRELAYFSKHGKPIWSEPRGLEAGYKWPQFSIHRGRLQQLLLDAATERLGTANILTSHHLTGWTETADAVRADFIDRATGKPAGSYDGAVLIAADGIHSAVREKLYPQEGPPIWNGRILWRGITRGDAFLTGRTMIMAGHEILKFVCYPISKEAGADGKFDINWVAERHMPPTYQLRREDYNRTAKLDEFLPWFESWNFDWLDVPGLIRNCPHAYEYPLVDRDPIPRWTFGRVTLMGDAAHPMYPIGSNGASQAILDARVLTREILAHGPTQAALAAYEAERRPATTDLVMLNRRNGPEQVMQLVEERAPDGFKVVTDVLSQQELEDIAANYKRVAGFQVEGLNAKPPIVQRSG
- a CDS encoding glutathione S-transferase family protein, with the protein product MLKLYFAPGTCALASHIALAEAGAPYTTEKIDFKTNQQNSPEYLKINPKGRVPTLVTDRGVLTETPAMLAYIAQTFPQAKLAPDDAFEFARLQAFNSYLCSTVHICHAHKMRGARWATQETSFADMKAMVPKTMGACFNLIERDMLKGPWVMGENYTVGDAYLYTLTLWLDGDGVDIATLPKVKAHRAAMESRPAVQKVLAEQKA
- a CDS encoding LysR family transcriptional regulator; the protein is MNLNSVDLNLLVALDALLREANVSRAAMRLNLSQPATSHALQRLRDLIGDPLLVRNGARMELTPRAQALRSPLANALDQVRALFVSDDFDAARSDRHFRLMMPDLAVELLMPPLMEKVTLIAPNVTIDVVPWRGPAIFTPEFARTIDLVISIGDSFKGFHRQRLYTDSDALAVRRGHGVGTKLKKREAFLAARHVAVIIRGQNEDLIDTWLRAKGIERRIALVVPGYIEALHVTARTDLVAFVPRRLISALSKQLSLMTVTPPLDPGIDEQHMFYPTRAQMDPGSLWLRKLMLETGRELEGRKA
- a CDS encoding nuclear transport factor 2 family protein, whose amino-acid sequence is MSAADNKKLVQEMFVIAGSPDPAVRENSLFMATLADDAIWTVTGQYSWSRTFTGKQSIINDLHGHVRSKLAERGRTVAHRILADGDIVVVEAKGNNLTKQGQRYDNDYCLVFRFDGGRIKEVREYCDSVLTEKALGAFPV
- a CDS encoding glutathione S-transferase family protein, whose translation is MIKFYFNGAPNPNKVALFLEESGLPFEAIPVDTRKGEQFAPEFLKVNPNGKVPAIDDDGVLVFDSNAILLYLAEEHGKFLPANTPANRAATLSWLMFIATGLGPYSGQAVHFKHFAPKDLDYANNRYQYEAHRHYKILDDHLAKQRYMVGDSYTIVDMAFWGWARMAPFILGEEGYAKYPNVKRLVDEISARPAAARAIALKDKHTFKAEMDDAARDIMFGHLKSKVA